The Lolium rigidum isolate FL_2022 chromosome 2, APGP_CSIRO_Lrig_0.1, whole genome shotgun sequence genomic interval AGACATTTATTCAGAACTAATAAATGGACTTCATTGTTTATTTTTTTGCATGTCACCAGACAAGAGCAAGAAAAGTGTTATTAGTCAGCTTACGTATGTTGAATGTAGTCAGGAACTTCAAAACTTTAAGAATTTTCTCGTCGATCACATTAcacttgaattcaaccatgttaaGATGCTCCGATATTGCAGATGGTCTCTCCATTGAACTATAGCTTCCTTTCATTACCACTTTATGATTTGGTCCCTACGGTAAGAAATAATATTTAaccaacatggacaatagataataaCTAACTTTAACATTGCAGCAATTGTGCAATTAGAAGATTTATACCGTGGAAAAAAGTTGAAGAGTGAGCTTCTCTAAAACTGGTGAATTTTTCAGAATGCAAGCTAGCGGATCCAAATCAGGACCCTCCCACCAGTACTCATTGAGCAACAAAGTCTTTAACTTGGTAAATGTAGGGCAGTGTTTTAAATCTCTTGCGAAAATGAACTggaaagaaaatacaaaaagtaAGCAAATCAACTAGCCACTAGAGAATGTGGATGATGCATATGTAATCTGTTTTTCCCTTATGTCCAGCAACAATGTAGATATTGAGTCACAAAAAGGGCATAACATAAAGGATTTTAAGACTGGTGTCATACCGTTTTACTCCCAGGTAGCAACTTCAGGTGTTTAGCATTTGAGATACCACCCAAAAGAACACATTCTCTGCTGCAATCATCTTTAATAGGAACACAATTCTGACATGCATTATTATTAGCTCCACAGAAAACACCAGAGGCATTGTTCAAACAGGCATCTTCGCAGTAATTGCCAAGATACACATGTGCACTCTCTAGCAACGCCATGTTTTCAAGAAATGGTGTTCTACCAGAATAATGATGGATTTTCAGAGAGACAAGGCACGGAGTAGAAATATGGATCCGGCAATCCAAGTCGTAGCTGCAGTAATAGATGCTCAAATGCTTCAGGGAACGGGACGATACCTTACCAGCAAAGATGCTGCAATGACTCATCCTCAGATCCTCCAATCCTGGACAACTAGCAAAATCAAGAAAGGTCTTTTGTAGGGTTACACCATCAAGGTCTAAAGTTCTCAGATGCCGAGAGACAAGAGGCAGGTCGTCTAGGTAGAGATGTTCATAACTGATATGGAGGGTGAGCGCCCGAACTTTGCACATCACAGCAAAACGGACCCACAAGTTCACAAAGGGCTGATCTTCCTCATCGAATTCGCTGAATTTGATCTGGACAGTGTCTAGGTCGGTGCGCTCACGCAGGATCAGCAGATGTTCCACGAACTTATGGAGGTCTTTGACCATGTaatccccctcctcctccaggcCGACGATGCGCAGGCCGGTGGTATACCTCCAGAGATGGCGCCAGCGCCGGGCAAGCACGCACGTCCGAACGGCGGCCTGCGCTGGGAGGAAGGAGAGCACGTGGTGGAGGATACTGTCGGGGAGGGCGCCAATGCGGTCGGTGACGCTCACCGGCGGCGCACTATTGCGCTTCTTCCGTGGAGACATTCCGTCGAACAGGTGGCGGGCGTCGCCGGCGCTGCGAGGCAAAAAAAGGTTAAAGGAGGGTGGGGAGAATTGGATGGGACGGATAGATGCGTGCCTTGCGGCGTCGATGCCTCACCGGCAAATCcgagtcgtcgccgccgccgggtgTCGAAATGTGTTGGCGGTCGACCGTGAAAAGGAGGAGGGTACTACAGAGTAGCCTCAATGCTGCTTCATTGGTCGGTGTGGTGTGTACGGTGTACCCGATAGGAAGATGAATGACTGAACATTATCTGCTGCTTAAAATAAGATGGAAACATTGTCGCAACATTTGTGTTAAGCCTTGCATTTCTGAATATAAATCCACCAATAACTGGAGTCTTACACTCTCTTACTTAGAAACTGGAGCATGTACACAAATGAAAAGACGCTGTAAGAGTCTGGCGTATTTGCATTGATAAATAAATCTAAGTAGTGCCGGAATGATAAGAAAACAGAATGCCAATGGATCAACATTTTACCAGACATTTATATCAATATTTTaccatgtactccctccatcgcaAAATGTAAAGCATCTAAAGATTAATCAAAAGTCAatgtttttaagtttgaccaaatttatatataaaaatatgaacatttagagCACTCCACTCACCCTCCCTATAGCCCCAAACGAAAATAGATGCGCCGGCGCCAAAATCCTTCGCCAGCTCGCACGCCCCAAAAATATTTTCGCACCGACGTTGGCGCGTATTTTCATCTGGTACCCCAGGTCGAACCCAATCCGGCGGGAGGCCATCGGGGACGTCGGATGGCGCTAAAAGCAAGCGCGGGCTAGCTCTGTCGGCATGATAGGACTAGTTTCTCCCAAAAATCGTTAGATTTCCCGCCAACCTTGGCGCCATACCACCCCTTTCCCCCTCTCTCGTCCAGTTCCCGCCATTTCGCCCACGCACGCCGCGCTAGCCATCGCCTCGCTCCGCCGTACAACCATGACCATGAAGATGAGGTAGTACGTCGCTCCGCGCACGTCGGCGCCGGACGCCCTCACCGCCAAGCCTGCTCCCGCGAAGAAGGCGGCACAGACACTCATCTTCAATTAGAGGCCGCCGGGGATGACCAACGCCGAGTGGGTGTTCGACATCCAGCGGTGGCGATTTAGAACGCCAGCCGCCACCCGAGGGAGGCAAAGCTGAAGGCAAAGAGGGTTGCGACAGCGATGGCGAAGGAGGTTGCGTTGATGGAGCGGGCCGTTGCCATGGCAGCACCCCACACCCCCCGCGCATCCGCTCGTCCCTGCCGCGTGGAACGTCAGCCAGGGCCGCGTCTCCTCGCCATCACCGTCCACCTCGTCGCCGTCGCCTTTGTTCCATGACGCCCAAGGTAACCCACCCCACCTGTCCCGCTTCTCGCCGAGCTGCCACGATTTCGACACGCTCGGTGGGTTTAACCCCAACACCTTCGCATCCCCAAACACTTTCACCACTGGCGACTTGCACATGATGTCGACCGAATCGCCTGAGGTCCGGCTCACTTCCTACAGTGGAGGCAGGCCTCCTCCTCACCCTGGCCCACACACCAGCTACCAGCAGTTCGCCGCGAGCTGCAGCGCGCAAGTTCCGTTCGGCCCGATGCCGGGCGACGCCATCTTGAAGGACATGATCATCGACGGCACCAGCGGGCTGTCGTCCTTCACGCAGCAGGAAGCCAAGGTGTACGCCGAAGATGAGGAAGAAGGCGACGATGTTGGGCGGGAGAACGAAAAGACGCTGTAAGAGTGGCGTATTTGCATTGACAAAGAAATCTGAGTAGCGCCGGAATGATAAGAAAACGGAGTGCCAAATGTGGATCAACATTTTACCAGACATTTCTATCAATATttatcatgtactccctccgtcccaaaatgtaaagcCCCTAAAGATTAGTAAAAAATCAACGTTCTAAAGTTTGACAAAGTTTATAtacaaaaatatgaacatttataatactgaatcaatatcaataggttcatcataaaatatatttttttaacgcgtccattcgatattgtagatgtaaatattttttcctaaatatttgatcaaagttaATAAGATTTGATTTTGAACTAATCCTTGAACACCTTACATTTTGGGCCACGGAATGCCTACATGTCAGCTTATGATTTATTTTTTAACAATTGCTTATGGAATTAAGATAAAGATCTTCTCTTCACTTCAATGCCTACATGAATCCTGAAGTTGGATTGACCAGTTCTCGACACTGATTCAGAAATAGCAAAACTGGTACTATAAACTCCATCGAATTGTTTTTTCTTATATGTATGGTTCAAAGCAGGTAAataattaaatcactaccatttgGCTGAATATTGAGAACCTTGGAAAGATTGGCACTTGTATGTGAAAGAGGTTCTAGACAAGTCCTGATATTATTCCTCGAAGTAGAAACTACAGGGTATCGCCCTATCTGTTGCTGGTAGCATACGTTCACAACTGGAGCTCGTCTTCAGTTTAATCTGCGTAGGACGAAACATCGAACAAGCAGCAGATCGATGATATCCAGCCCAAATGGAACCAACACCTCTCGCTTTTCCAAACATCCAAATCTTGGAACATGAAACAAATAGACACATAGCAAATATTATAGTACTAACCAGTCCAAGAGCTGAATAAATTCAGCATGAACCATAAGTGCAACAGAAATTACAGGATACCGCAAGAGTGCTAACCAGTGGTAGAGCTGAAATAATTCAGATGAACCAAAGGTGTAACATAAATAAGTACGAACATGATAGGGTAAAAGTCCAGCTAGATGGTCTAGATTGTTCAGTTCATAAGTTATACATCACGGATCTACACCATTCCTCTAGGTAGAATCAGCATAAGATTTTCTTCACAAGCAAAAGATGATGGAAACATCATCACAGAATATATGCTTAAGCCTCGCAATAGCCAGGGGATGGCAGATTGACCGAAAGCCCATACCTTCTCGCCCTTACAGGAAACCGAATCCTGTACACAAAAGAAAACACAATGTAAGAGCGAAAATCTCAGTTACTTgacaatgaaaataaagatattgcAACAGAGTTCAGTAAAAGTAAAATGGAGATTCACTTTACCAAATGCAACTTATATTAACATGAATTTGGGCGAAACTTTGTTTATACTCTTTTAACATGTGATTTATGTGATACAAAATCAGAGTGTTTGAAAAAATAATCAAGTGACAGCAATTGTCGGTCAAAGACTTGTGTTAACAAAATA includes:
- the LOC124689341 gene encoding uncharacterized protein LOC124689341, with the translated sequence MEFIRHRFLQLKRQAMVSSTTTPIRAACSRRHHSSGDDARRLFDGMPPRKKRNSELPVSVTDRIGALPDSILHHLLSFLPAQAAVRTCVLARRWRYLWRYTTGLRIVGLEEDGEYKVSDLHNFVEHLLILRERTDLDFVQIQFSEFCEEDQPCVNLWVRFAVMCKVRALTLHISYERLNLDDLPLVSRHLRTLDLAGVALQKSFLDFASCPALEDLKMSCCSIFAGKVSSRSLKHLSIYYCSYDLDCRIHISTPCLVSLKIDHNSGRTPFLENMALLESAHVHLGNYCKDACLNNDSGVFCGANNNACRNCVPIKDDCSRECVLMSGISNAKHLKLLPESKTFVFTRDLKYCPTFSNLKTLFLNKYWCEAPDLDPLACILKNSPVLEKLTLQLFSPGSNPKLVMKGSYSSMERPSAISEHLNMVEVKCNVIDDKILKVLKFLTAFNIHYQAEMADSVSCKGEKLYHWLALLRYPVISVALMVHAEFIQLLDCVFSFSRPTSSPSSSSSAYTLASCCVKDDSPLVPSMIMSFKMASPGIGPNGTCALQLAANCCAGDARHLFDGMSPRKKRNSAPPVSVTDRIGALPDSILHHVLSFLPAQAAVRTCVLARRWRHLWRYTTGLRIVGLEEEGDYMVKDLHKFVEHLLILRERTDLDTVQIKFSEFDEEDQPFVNLWVRFAVMCKVRALTLHISYEHLYLDDLPLVSRHLRTLDLDGVTLQKTFLDFASCPGLEDLRMSHCSIFAGKVSSRSLKHLSIYYCSYDLDCRIHISTPCLVSLKIHHYSGRTPFLENMALLESAHVYLGNYCEDACLNNASGVFCGANNNACQNCVPIKDDCSRECVLLGGISNAKHLKLLPGSKTFIFARDLKHCPTFTKLKTLLLNEYWWEGPDLDPLACILKNSPVLEKLTLQLFSTGPNHKVVMKGSYSSMERPSAISEHLNMVEFKCNVIDEKILKVLKFLTTFNIRKLTNNTFLALVW